A region from the Sandaracinus amylolyticus genome encodes:
- a CDS encoding calcium-binding EGF-like domain-containing protein, translating into MPSTRFLASALVLVATVALGGCDSDVTPDDRDAGSLPTRDASPGDASFLDASPHDASRARSDGDAPSPCDTDPGPCGVGNGCEPDDEGGFVCTCTPPLAGERCEVVDGCAGTPCANGGTCAPDDERGYVCTCAAGFSGPTCETIDVPCPSVNPCLNGGTCVDGVGAYTCDCLEGFGADDCSVACGTASTGATAVADGDWTAAATWGGVVPSSGTFVTIPEGTTVTIPAGAAVRSFRCATVTVTGTLVNRGELIIDGTLVLRGPDPATPATFTNEGTLVLRHTLTTGAAEGPSAFVNASGGTITSHGTFGLHRFTNEGTWTVASGTVECTSRDSCAFLNAGTMTLAAGATFDANVSAGESATNTGTLVNHGHIDTSRRFENRGTLTNTGTLDTYTDAAVSCGFTNAAAATLVNAGGIRLHCQLTNAGTITNTGSMQVNADRGRLLNEGTLTNEVGGAIESYGALDNAGTFVNRGDLDLHAADIGMTNTGTLTTHGMLTVGGRFRMLAGGTVIIAVGGSLETSVGVGNWGTLDIYGSLTTWAPEGGLSNSGTAHERCGSTVLRASGAPGWTGTPAIVEAPCP; encoded by the coding sequence ATGCCTTCGACTCGGTTCCTCGCGTCTGCGCTCGTGCTCGTGGCCACCGTCGCGCTCGGAGGGTGTGACTCCGACGTCACTCCCGACGATCGCGACGCCGGCTCGCTCCCGACGCGAGACGCATCGCCTGGTGACGCATCGTTCCTCGACGCGTCGCCCCACGATGCATCGCGGGCTCGCAGTGACGGCGACGCCCCGAGCCCGTGCGACACGGACCCGGGGCCGTGCGGCGTCGGCAACGGCTGCGAGCCCGACGACGAAGGCGGCTTCGTCTGCACGTGCACGCCGCCGCTCGCGGGCGAGCGCTGCGAGGTCGTCGACGGGTGCGCGGGGACGCCCTGCGCGAACGGCGGCACCTGTGCCCCCGACGACGAGCGCGGCTACGTCTGCACCTGCGCGGCGGGGTTCTCGGGACCGACCTGCGAGACCATCGACGTCCCCTGCCCGAGCGTGAATCCGTGTCTGAACGGCGGCACGTGCGTCGATGGTGTCGGCGCCTACACGTGCGATTGCCTCGAAGGCTTCGGCGCCGACGACTGCTCGGTCGCGTGCGGCACGGCGTCGACGGGCGCCACCGCCGTCGCGGACGGCGACTGGACGGCGGCGGCCACGTGGGGTGGCGTCGTCCCCTCGAGCGGCACCTTCGTCACCATCCCCGAAGGCACCACGGTGACGATCCCCGCCGGCGCGGCGGTGCGCTCGTTCCGATGCGCGACCGTCACCGTGACGGGCACGCTCGTGAACCGCGGTGAGCTCATCATCGACGGCACGCTCGTCCTGCGCGGGCCCGACCCCGCCACCCCGGCGACGTTCACCAACGAGGGCACGCTCGTCCTGCGCCACACGCTCACGACCGGCGCGGCGGAGGGCCCCTCGGCGTTCGTCAACGCGTCGGGCGGCACGATCACCAGCCACGGGACGTTCGGGCTCCATCGCTTCACCAACGAGGGCACGTGGACGGTCGCCTCGGGCACCGTCGAGTGCACCAGCCGAGACTCGTGCGCGTTCCTGAACGCGGGGACGATGACGCTCGCGGCAGGCGCGACCTTCGACGCGAACGTCTCCGCGGGGGAGAGCGCCACCAACACCGGCACGCTCGTGAACCACGGGCACATCGACACCAGCCGCCGCTTCGAGAACCGCGGCACGCTCACGAACACCGGCACGCTCGACACGTACACCGATGCCGCCGTGTCGTGCGGCTTCACGAACGCCGCTGCAGCGACGCTCGTCAACGCGGGCGGCATCCGGCTGCACTGCCAGCTCACCAACGCCGGCACGATCACCAACACGGGCAGCATGCAGGTCAACGCCGATCGGGGGAGGCTGCTGAACGAAGGAACGCTGACCAACGAAGTGGGCGGCGCCATCGAGAGCTACGGCGCGCTCGACAACGCAGGCACCTTCGTGAACCGGGGCGACCTCGACCTGCACGCCGCCGACATCGGCATGACCAACACGGGCACGCTCACCACCCACGGCATGCTGACGGTGGGCGGTCGGTTCCGGATGCTCGCCGGCGGCACGGTGATCATCGCCGTCGGGGGCAGTCTGGAGACGAGCGTCGGCGTCGGGAACTGGGGCACGCTCGACATCTACGGCAGCCTGACGACCTGGGCGCCGGAAGGAGGGCTCTCGAACTCCGGCACGGCTCATGAGCGCTGCGGGAGCACCGTCCTCCGCGCGAGCGGCGCCCCGGGCTGGACCGGCACGCCCGCGATCGTCGAAGCGCCGTGCCCTTGA